The segment GAACTAATTTTCCTTTGAACATTTAAGTGTGAGCATGTGTTTTTATAAGGCTACAACTAGTCGGTCTACAGAGATGGTTGAAATCAATTTTCCgaacaaattataaatttttttatcaaaacaatgaCGCTTGCTACAGCAATTATAAGGACGTAATTTTCCGTAACATGAGCGATTAAGccacttttaaaatttgaatgaatttttaacgGTTTGATAGGATAAACagataaaatgatattgaaaataaaaatatacatacctgaatatttataaagtaaaatatttattttaagtaaataagtcttaataattttacattttttttgttagattttaaaatttaatttaatcgtTTATCGATATATCAATAAGTTAGTAAAGCATGATTTTTCAACCACCTGCAGGCATGGCTCATTTCACCTTGGATTGTACAGATGACagctttaaataattataattcaaatattacCCCAGTATTACCAAATAAACAGcgaatatttaaaacaaatatttaccttcaaaatatGTGATTTTCTCTAAAAGGATCATGATTATCTTTATGCATTCGTTAACTTACATTTATGTTTAatgcatgttatatttttttcatcgaGGGAGATAACTCGTGTTCCTTTTCGATACTTTTTAACACCTGTAATCGATCGTTCAAACCGCGGGGGTGTTGTCATTATGGGTGATTGAACCGCGGGGGCACGCGGTTTTTACCTGAGACAGGTATTTAAACCGCGTTGCAATTTGGACCGCGGGGGTGCGCggaaaatacgggatccgcgttgacgGTACTGTATGTCAACAAAGAGAAGATTAAGTAAAGCCGAAACGAGTAAATAAGTTTTCTGACGTAATGAAAATAGAATAATCTTCGCGAGTCGCTAAAGTGTCGCTCTGATAACATAAAGAATTTATCTTCAAAGGTTTGCCTGAACGAGGAATTTGTcagtttatttaacaaattaacttaTTGTCCGACAATCTGTCGTAACATAATAATTTCCAGAAAAGTGTCAAATTATTTAGATGCCATGgttatacaattaaaaagtaaaacgcTACCAATAAATTTCCtcgattaagaaataaagtaaaacttttaacagtgagaaaaaatacaaagcatttaaaataagtaaaatttaaatgatttcgaaataaaaattgtaactctaaaatgctaaaaatggaaaaattaacTTGTGCTGAATTAACATTCAGAAATTATAACCTgtttgttacattaaagttttaaaattcagagaatttaaaactatctataacaaTTGAAAACCTaaattactgaaaataaataacatttcattCAAGCTTACCTAATGGAAAAGAGAAACAATtccgtaaaattaaaacaagttctttattctttaGACGTCGGATGGAAAGTGAATTAAGTAAATTCACCAACCATCCGGCTTAATTTGGAATTGCTCTCATTGACCAATCAGGATTATCATACTTGATTTAAATGCTAGCGGGCTAATTTCACAGAATTTCTTCTATGAGCTGACACTGATTACTAAAGGCCAAAAAGGTGATAAAGTCAATTAGATGAATTTCGATGTACGTATGTCAACAAAGAGAAGATTAAGTAAAGCCGAAACGAGTAAATAAGTTTTCTGACGTAATGAAAATAGAATAATCTTCGCGAGTCGCTAAAGTGTCGCTCTGATAACATAAAGAATTTATCTTCAAAGGTTTGCCTGAACGAGGAATTTGTcagtttatttaacaaattaacttaTTGTCCGACAATCTGTCGTAACTAAATAATTTCCAGAAAAGTGTCAAATTATTTAGATGCCATGgttatacaattaaaaagtaaaacgcTACCAATAAATTTCCtcgattaagaaataaagtaaaacttttaacagtgagaaaaaatacaaagcatttaaaataagtaaaatttaaatgatttcgaaataaaaattgtaactctaaaatgctaaaaatggaaaaattaacTTGTGCTGAATTAACATTCAGAAATTATAACcgttatagatagttttaaattctctgaattttaaaactttaatgtaacataatGACAATTCCATAGCTGTAAATGGTCCTCTCTCCACCAAACTTTTAAAAGTAGCGGAAGCATCTTGTGATTCTTATGCAACTGGTCGTCTTTGATGCAGACATTGAGCAGATTACAGTTTTTAGCTCAACTGAGCAAaaagctcaagtaagcttttctgattacgtttttgtccggcgtccgtctgtctgtctgtaaacgtTTAACATGTTTGACTTCTACAGAACCACTGggctaatttcaaccaaacttgacagaaagcatcattgggtaaaaataatacagttttttaaaacttctaaaaggagatatttaaaattattgaaaaagagCTATTGTGAATATCAATTGAATCGACCTGTAGGGGAattgtttttcttgatttgaaaattaattttttttattattttctatcgtacatatttctaaatttttcgaCTTTGCATTTTGAACCTATCATTTTGCTCtttcaattttatcattaatcTTCAAAGTTGGcgataaaatggtttatttctGCATGGTTTGTGGCCTAGATATCCTTCAGGACCAGCCTGCCccttaaaaagatattttgataggttGTGTTCAACGAAAtaaattaaggaggctggggtGTCCAAAAAAATGTCTCCAAATTTCACCAAATTTGCAGAAATGTTTCATATAatcttaattaattttacattttaatatgaAAGACCACATCAAAATCAccgttaattttatcatttattgcatCTGAAGAAATTgcacattatgtaaaaaaaaaaaaaaattgaaaaatatatgaaatataaataaaggcAAAAAACATACCAATAACATCACaaaaaatttacacaataagaaaaacttaacattatttgttataaagaaaaatatcacaattttaccaaaaatatatgtaatacaaatgcaaatatgtaaaacaaaaaagaagtaGCCACAagattatttccaaattttaacaaaataataatcaatgGATGTGGAATAAAGATTgggcattaaaaaaaattttgatggtgaaattaaaaaaaaaagaaataaaaagaaaattttataacaaaatatttggagttttacaagttatctccctttgaaaagttagaaaataaaatagtttttttttgcaTCTTGTAACCTTTGGTTTACAATCAATTGactctttaaaaaatgcttcaaTACTATCATATCCATTTCTTTCTAAAGACAATTTCAGTATGATGTAAGAGTTATAGAACATTaaagtgaaaatcttttttgtatagAGATTAAAACGCTTTAAAATGACAGCCACCCCAGCCTCGTTAAGATAGAATTAAAcagctttttaaaattaaccgcatttataaacacattttcttttttatgcagaattgtgcattttgtaaatttaatttcgaTCTTCTTCCTTAAATGCACATTTGCTCTTTGAATTAAAGATATCGATGGAAAAAGTATATATCCTACATGTAAAAGCAATCAACCGGAAATACATCTTGGTGTAAGCACGCTTTGTTTTAGGACAAGAATCATTCACTCTGTGTTACTCGAAACAGGTGCCACGTAAGAAAACTGTTGCGTTTGCTTTTCCAGAACATCTATAGGAAATGGTACAATTGTGAGAGAAGTACTGCAAAGTAGCTTCGGGTCATTCTTTGCAAAGCATGTGTGCATTGGTGACATTTTATGCCAAACATGCTGGAGTAGGGTTTATAGATCATCATTCTCTCTGGTATTTCTGTTGAAAAAAACTAAGACTTCGTGCATTATTTGTAGCAAAGAGTCAAAGGGTTTGCGACCTTTGAAATCGCGTCACGCGAGACTTTCGATATTTGCTAAATTAAATATGTCCCTGGCTGTAAATAAACGTATATGAAGAACACGTATCGTGTTATAGAGagtaaaatataaagataatcaAGTAAAAAAGTGACCATAACTCTTACAGCTCAGACAACGactgtgaaacttttttttcaatcacaACAGATTACGAGAACTAGAATCTCAGAGTTTACTGTGTATGGCTAAAGATCTCAAGAAGTGGAACGGAAAGCGATATGGTTCTTTGGTAAAGACAGAAACTAATACCGGTACTGTAGCTCAagcttgtatggaagcatcatcTAATAAGGTAAATTAACTCATGGCTCCATTGGGTAAGCTGGGGCCACGATGGGGGTTTAGATTTCACATCATAATATAGAGAAAAactgagtggaagcatcctgaggtaagCTAGaatcaggtttgttcaaatcatgatcatctggggtagggttgggggtcgaaattttatttagtaatatatagattaaaaattttaaaatcttcttttaaaaattgaccGGTTAGAAAAGCTTCAACTTGAATGGAAGTACCATCAGGAAGggaagattcaagttttttcatatcatgaccctccccccccctcccaccccaAGAAGTAGGGAGGGCGTGCAAAAGGGAACAATTTtgtaaataggaatatatagagaaaaatcaataatatcgTTTTCTCTAACACCAATCAGCCCGTCAAGCCTTTGATCTATttgaagcattctcaggtaggaTAAATTCaggttttttcaaatcatgtcCCACAGGGATGAGACGGGGCCTCAATGGGAGTAGGATATTTacatataagaaaatatatagaaaaaatacttGAAATCTTTTATTACACCGATCGACCAGACAAGTTAGAACTTTGTTAAAGCGTCCTCGGGTATcttagattcaagtttttcaaatcatgattcctaGGAGTAGGATTGGGTGTTAATGcggggtcaaattttttttttacttttttatgtagagaaaaatctgtaaaaatcttcttaaaaacaGATCGGCTAGAAAAGTTATAACTTGTGTGAAAGTGTCCTTAGGTATGTTAgatttaatttagtttattaCCCATTtgggtaggatggggtcacagTGCGGGTCGAGAATTTTCATCAGaatatacaaagaaaatttACTAAAAATCTCCTCCTCAAAACCGATCGGCCAGAAATGCTtaaattgtgtggaagcatcttcaggtggGGTAGATTAAAATGTGTTCAAATCTTGAttccagggggtagggtggggtcacaatgggggagggTGCGTCATTTATTTCATCggaatatgtaaagaaaaactgATTGGCAAAAAAAGCTAAGACTGCCAGAAAACTTCTCTTTTGATAAATAAGTTTTAGGATAGAGGCTAGGTACCATTTGATACCTATAACTTGTAATTTAGAACCGTTGATGATTCATGCATAAACCGGCGTTTTAATCCTATATTTGTCACGTTTCCAAAACGGAAGGAAATTATCGATTTGCATCATGAAAtctattttataaacaatataaactcataaaataatatatttaatattgtatgatataatataaacatatactaacattttaactatattttataaCAATCGTTTTTCCTTCTTTGCTCCAACTAAGGGATACATGGCGCGTTATACACCCCTGACACAAGGACTAGTAATCACTTAAAAGGGTATTTGTTCCAAATTCTCAACAGGGCGTAGACGGATGCCATAATGGACTCAGGAGACTGGATAAtctaacaaattaataattagaTCTACCTAAAACTTTAACGATTAGTAAATAGAAAATTCATATATTCATCCCCGTACTGCAAACAAGCAAATGAAGGTTCTTTTAAGGAGATCAACAAAGACTAAAATGGCCCAACCATCCAGCCCTAGTTAAGCCAGAATTATGTTTTACCCGATGTTGTCTCGGTGAGCTATAGGCGACTTAGCAATGTTACATATGTAGTGGCGGATTTAGAGGGGGGCTCACCCGGCGCGTGCCCCctctaaaattgtcaaaatatagttaaatcatactccttcggacaaaaaaaatgtacaacttgtgagtttttattatgaaatttttgGGAACTCATGGGATTTCTCTACACTAAACTGATTTCAAAGATGTAGTATTAACAAAAACCCGTGTGTAACGTACATAGAAAGCTCTCCTTGGGTTCAGATGTGACCAGTCACTCGACTTAAAGTAATTGGTTATACAAGGTTGTCTTTAAAACGACTCTTCCATGTTTATTATACGAGTTACTTTACAAGCCGGCCTGGTTATCtttttttaacttgaaattCATAAACATTGAACTTGATATTCttaaactgattaatttacagGCACTCgtgagaaaaaagtaaaaagaaatttttccTATATTCTGCATGGCAGAGGGTTTTGTTGGGATATTGCAGGTCTTATGTTAACAAAcgtttgacaattaaaaattgccCCCTGGGCCCCCAACAGGGCTGCCCAGACCCCTTGCCTAAAACTGGCGCCCCCTCTAATTTCAAATCCTGGATCCGCCCCTAATATATATGTCTTGCAGGATGTATTTGTTTCCTTGATTAACTTACAAACATAAAGCAGGCCGAGTATAGATGACCAATGTTGATTTCAAGTAATGATATCCAGAAATTGGTGTTTGCTGTGTCTTACATCTAGAAGGAATCCAGTGGTTATTGGACGGCAGATAAATTAGTCTTAGAGTCTGTATTTATGGCAATTTTAGGCAAATTAAGTCACTCGATCACCATGATTGTTTATTATGTGCAaaaaatttgttgtttaaaaataaaattatgattataaaattcttgagcATTTCTGCCAAAACCAAGTAGCGTCATTCCATTTCCGCGTATAACAAGTcaactttgtttatttatttatttatttttttattttgtagaaaacTAAAAATCCTGAAAGGTACCCATATAACGCCGGTgtaacgtagaataatgaccctcgtagaataatgaccggggtcatttttcgacgtagaataatgacccctgggtcattattctacgcagaaaaatgacccccggtcattattcattgagaaaaatgacccttttgcctgaagaataagtgtcattttcataaaattgagCACActctacatgaagaaaagtgagccctgtagaataatgacctcattaaagattaaagtttttcagtatattattttattatttgttatttttattattagtctttacaatattgtaaatttttttatgcaatcaaaaaaggcgaaggcgaaagttcGAAGttgcgaaggagcgatagtggtatcgctccttcgcactttcgccatcgcatcttcgcgcttcgctgtcgcatcttcgcacttttgcttcttcgacctaaaggcaaaagtgcgaaggtcgaagtggccccatcggaacactaTAAAAATCTGATGCTTGCAGGCatcgtactcgccaaggttttccgattaatccatgctaTTATCAATCTAATTAGATTGtgctattattggtacgcatgcgctaggccagcgtgcttactatgaatgtttatattttaatgtgtacatgtgacatatatgtttaccagtgctggctatgcctaatcattatatactccacataaaatgtaatgtccaccataatgtatacatatgcacttccagactcctgacacttaccagccgtctgtttaccgtggatcaaGCACGTAACATTCTAACTTCATTAAGCAACACTCCTTGCTTATGCATGGATCTGAAGGGGGAGAGGGAGTCCGCCCCCAGAAAATTCAATATCAATAATTTCACACAGtaaaaggggagagggggtccggacCCCATCCCCCCtggataattaaattttattaattttataaaataaaatttccaaaatatgcctcagaaccctttaaacgatagagagctccgcaattataaaaaggcgaaggcgaaagcgcgGAGATGCgaatgcgagagtgcgaagttgcgaaggcgaaggagtgatagtagtatcgcttctaGGTTTTCGCAACTTTGCACTTTCGCCttcacatcttcgcgcttcgcatCTTCGAACTTTCGCTTCatcgccgtcgcaccttcgcaTTTTCGCCATCTTAACTttgcactctcgcatcttcgccctTTAGACGAacgtgcgaaggtcgaagtggccccatcggaacactaTATGTATCTCATTATTACGATTGACAACACATTAAACTTATTTCGAGATACAAGacactataaaacaaaattctgtttATTGGCGATGAAAGAGTAGACtcgatattgttcatgaattatacttgcattgacgGTTTTCCGCTTCTATAAACTGCTGGGTATGCAAGTGCATCACCcaaaattaatgatgaaaccaaaattatgaaaagtttactccattGTTAGGCActataaccaagctgaagttagcAGGTACTATCAGtagccattacgccagtagaagTTAACGGCCAacaaggaaaatcgtcaaagtactgagagtactcgaacagaaaatatattttactttatcatcggcatattttaattaacatcAAGATGATTAttgcatcaatagtttgtattaGTGTTGACAACTTTGGATGCagtaaagatcgtgtgatcaaaatcaagggggatataaaccccCTAATACGAGTCCGAACcccttatcaacgcttttagagaCAATCtcttcttattataatcgatcagtgtttattatctatttaagatatactatagtcaggtactcgtcacacatttgctctaaaagaataaagtctattcatgatcacaaatacaacattgcaacaaatgtttagaatatcgatGCTTTTatattacgtagaagaaaacaaaactaacgtaaaaggatttttttaaaaatcactccCCCTCCCCATAAATGTAgataagaagtattcatattcctacgttacctgcctCCTTAGTCCTTTtccatgaaaatatataaatgtattattctgcgattgacaattcattcactaATGAaaattgcttatattattacaacaattattctttcatgattaatgttcgttaattatcacacaatatcctcattgtgtatgaatttgtttttctttatttgcgtcattaCCCGCCATATGTCGAACGAGAGAAgtgacgtaactgttaacaatcaatttgtggcaatgtaagcGTGTTTTGAGTGTACTTGCTATAcagatatgaaaaactatatacagcgatttatttacaagttcagtgtttataacttcaaaatcagatGAACAGACTGAAAATTCAAGTAATTTCAATGTCATATCTTAGATACGAGGTAACTAATTTCTATTCTTGTGTACaacgggggtcatttttctaccggggggggggggggggtcatttttcttcatgtttaacatgaagaaaaattacaatagtgggtcttttttcttctgaaaaatccaattattcttcagcaaggggggtcattattctacgtcgaaaaatgacccccggtcattattctacgggggtcattattcttcattacacctgCCTATTATAGTTTATATCTTTTCATATCATGACTGCTATAATGGCTGTTTTACATTGCCAGAACCGATCGACGGGGTCTATCCGTCAACCCGTGCTACGAAGACAGTGTGACAGACAGAAAACCCTTGGGTTCTAACAATGGCTCTTAACAAATAAGAGTTACCTCTCCTGAGCAATAAGCATTAATAGAGATGTCAAAATTACTTAAATATGAAAGCCCCGCCTACAAACAGAAGTTAAAATCGTATAAATGTCGACAGAGCGAATTCTATTTAAAGTCCGACGCAGAGCACTGTAAAGCAGACAGCAAATGGGATTTCCGTACGCCACgcggtatatatatatcatgttttgtttctCACTCAAGGCCGTTTGGTTTGGGTTAGAGATGCACAGAATGCGCCATTGCGTGGATCGATTCCTTGTTAATCGGTAGTGTTGACTTGTTGAGTACTTGGTTTAACAAAGAATGAACCACGCAGAACAAGAAATCCTTCGACGTTTCCACCACACGTTAGTAAGCACTATTCGGGCAGAGTACCTTGTGACGCTGTTATATTCCAAAAGGGTTATTGATGACAATCTGCAGAGAAAAATTCTTTCTCAGGAGGACACTGCTCCGAATGTCAAAATTTTGCATATGTCCGATCTTCTAGAACAAGTGAAGCTTCACTGTTCGTGGCAGGATTTTTTAGAATGTCTTGATACCGCAGGGTTTCCTTTTCTAAGACGGGAGATGGAAAAATTCAGTATTGGTGTAAATTCCCGTCAACCTCAAATTTATAATTCATCCTTTGATTCATTAGCTGAAAAACTGAAGGCAAAGATTCATAATTCTGAGGCGCGATTAATTAATTGTGACATACGATGCTGGGCAAATAGACTGCTGAAAACAATACAGTCTGATAGTCCTGGGAGTATCTTAGAACAGCGTAAACATGCCGATTGTTGTTATGTTTTATTAGATTGTTTAGCGGTCCTAGAAAGAACCCATTCTTCCCAAAAAGAGCTTTGGAAATCACCTGTATATCCTCAAATGGAGAGTCTGATATCTAAAACGTCTAACCCACTGGTCAGTAGAATTCGTCATCATGCTCGGTTTGGAGTCGCCCTATTTCTTGGTGACCAAGACCAACGGGCGCAGGAATACCTGGATGCATCCGTGACTGATGCCAAAACGTTTATTAACTCCGGCCGTGATGTTGGAAATTGTATTTTTGCTTTGGTAAATTACAGACTTAAACGATTTGCAGAAACAACAGCGCAAGAGGAAAAACTGAAAACGCTGGATCTAGTTGAGGAAGGTCTTCGCCATTTCGAAAACGAAGAAGACGAAATACGAAACAATTGGAGAGGGGTGTACTATGATAAGAAATTGTCATGTCTGCTCGGTCTGAAACCTCCTGGTCGTTGTAATTCAATCGCGAATATTTCAAAGAAGGACTTACAAATAGCAAAGGATGTTCTTTGTGAAATGGAAAAAAGACTCAGTGAGCTAGATAATCGGAGAAAAATCCATTTCTACATAGCTAAAGCCCACCTAACTGAAATGGAATCGAAACGAATTGCACGAGCATATTTAGAAGAGGCGTTTGAGCTCTCTAAGAAAGGTAGATATTTTTCAGAACATCAAATTGTATCTGAAATGTTAGGAGAAAATGTTCCAGAGGTCAATGAAATGGACTATTTAGAAGCAGGTAATGATCAGGGCATTACAGAGCAGTGTACAGAGACTCCTTCCCTCTTGGCTGACTGTGTTTCTGACATTTCCGAGAAACTGAACATCGATGACTAGAAAACTGTGTCCCCCAGTTAGAGAAAAATGTCCGCCAGTGACGAGTCACAAGGCAGAGTGTGTAAAAGAATTATCTCAAAGAGATTACATGATGGCCATTTCTAACATTCTAACATTCACATTTCTTCACTAGTTTCAGAAAAGTTGTGACATGCTTTTGTTAatcaaatatgattttgacTTATCCCTCTCAGGAAAAAAAACtgcagtgaaaaaaaaacactttggTAAGttctttaatatgaaaaaatactgaaaatccatctgttatttcttttatcaaCTAAAACGTGTTATGTCTACCAAATGTCACAGTTTTATGATAAAGAATTATGTTACAACATTTCAGATTTCTAACATTATTGGAACTGAACTAAGCAGAAGAGATTCAAATGAAGTATAGCATTCATAAAAGTGagtatattttgcatatttctCTAGAAATGGTAGTTAAAAAGAGCATGTTCATGAATTGAGATATGAACAGtcaaattttggttaaattgCTTATCAAAAGTCAACCAAAATGTGGATGCCTGTTCAGGTGTGTTTATAATTAAACCgccaaaataaaatgtatgaattgtATTACGTGGCCATCGATACACAAatcgatgtaaacaaaaacattgcatCAGCCTCACTCATAACCTAAACCACAGAATAGCAAGAGCTGCATTTCACGTTTAGTTTACAGCTGGCTGTCTATTAGAAGTACTTTtgtaaagcattttaaacaatGGCCACGGCCATGTAGCCCCCTTAAATACGTTTTATTGGTGTGTAATACTTTATTAAAGATATTcacaaattttaatatttgaaatccaAAGTGCCTCATtgcaaaataagaaattttgggtttcttttttgtgatgaaaaaatatagttatATCATTCTTGTATTCTATGGGTGATCTCTATCATTTTGTGATCTGCCAGTCGTCTGATGGAAAGACTTAAAATTTTTACGgttcttaaaattttcaggtatTTTACATCTAAATAACTTTACTTTgattatataaactattgtgTTCTGTATAATCCATTTTTAGTTGTCGTAAAATGTTTCAAAGAGTGTCTATattccctttaaaaaaatacgtATCTAGGTAATACTAAATGGAATTGAGGATGTATGGTATTGTTGTAAACTGAAGTCGTATTAAGCTGTAAATCTGCACAATGTAATTCCATCTGTTTTTAGAGGGTACACTGTGAATgacattgaattttttataaaCTGTTCCCCGGACTgcatttttatcctttttacaTCACATGTCATTATTGATCTGGTAGCTTCTCATATTACCTATGATTCATGTTTTAGCATTCTTTAATTTAACATCTGCtgtggatgaaaaaaaatgatccgATACACAAAGTTGCATGTTGTTATTGAGATAGCAATCAATTTAACTAAGGAGCCTTATTTTGATAACCAGTTACAAAGAATGTACAGCTCAGGAGCatttagtaaataaaacaaataactaATATTCTTGTAAATCTAGTTATGATCATCATTTTAGTAAAATATGACAATGGGATTAAAAATGTTGGAGGAGATGTTGCATCAGAATATCTCTTTAATGTATAACTTGTTGAGATAAGCTTTGCTTGATGCAATGTTAGTTGTAAATTCTTTTAAGTTGTACATATAGCAGgctatatat is part of the Magallana gigas chromosome 3, xbMagGiga1.1, whole genome shotgun sequence genome and harbors:
- the LOC105318728 gene encoding uncharacterized protein, with amino-acid sequence MNHAEQEILRRFHHTLVSTIRAEYLVTLLYSKRVIDDNLQRKILSQEDTAPNVKILHMSDLLEQVKLHCSWQDFLECLDTAGFPFLRREMEKFSIGVNSRQPQIYNSSFDSLAEKLKAKIHNSEARLINCDIRCWANRLLKTIQSDSPGSILEQRKHADCCYVLLDCLAVLERTHSSQKELWKSPVYPQMESLISKTSNPLVSRIRHHARFGVALFLGDQDQRAQEYLDASVTDAKTFINSGRDVGNCIFALVNYRLKRFAETTAQEEKLKTLDLVEEGLRHFENEEDEIRNNWRGVYYDKKLSCLLGLKPPGRCNSIANISKKDLQIAKDVLCEMEKRLSELDNRRKIHFYIAKAHLTEMESKRIARAYLEEAFELSKKGRYFSEHQIVSEMLGENVPEVNEMDYLEAGNDQGITEQCTETPSLLADCVSDISEKLNIDD